Proteins co-encoded in one Aptenodytes patagonicus chromosome 14, bAptPat1.pri.cur, whole genome shotgun sequence genomic window:
- the TTLL9 gene encoding LOW QUALITY PROTEIN: putative tubulin polyglutamylase TTLL9 (The sequence of the model RefSeq protein was modified relative to this genomic sequence to represent the inferred CDS: substituted 1 base at 1 genomic stop codon) — translation MLAEGENNSLSSPWGIPNRHCGFLLLLPPLLLPVTCSVLLCPSRAVFLHHSPGQQQSFLPWLFPNDQYIPLKAWLYRGGFSHFSNTRFTLNSRDDHYVRLTNVAVQKTTCDYDPGKGCKGVIQQLGQHSTAQRWAGSVEVLFVDTDDAFIHSLQSVQKAIIRDKQCFELYGYDILIHEDLKPXGCLLEVNASPSLAASSQEDCELKCHLLEDALHIVDREGRLTGKEKRVGGFDLIWNDGPVSRGGKTGYSGCYDDRKKQLKQLFRNLPAQQKV, via the exons ATGTTGGCAG AAGGTGAGAACAACTCTCTGTCTTCTCCTTGGGGAATACCCAACAGACATTGTGGTTTTTTGCTCTtacttcctcctctcctcctgccggTGACTTGTTCTGTTCTCCTGTGCCCGTCTCGTGCAGTATTCCTTCACCATTCCCCAGGGCAACAACAAAGTTTCTTACCGTGGCTTTTCCCAAATGATCAG tACATCCCACTGAAGGCCTGGTTGTACAGAGGTGGATTTTCTCACTTTTCTAATACACGATTTACTCTGAATAGCAGAGATGATCACT ATGTTCGTCTCACAAATGTGGCAGTGCAAAAGACCACATGTGATTATGATCCCGGGAAG GGCTGCAAGGGGGTGATTCAGCAGCTCGGACAGCACTCGACCGCCCAGCGTTGGGCAGGGTCGGTGGAAGTTCTCTTTGTGGATACGGACGATGCTTTCATCCACAGCCTCCAGAGCGTTCAGAAGGCGATTATCAGAGACAAACAGTGTTTTGAGCTCTATGGGTACGACATCCTGATCCATGAGGACCTGAAACCATAAGG ctgccttctGGAGGTGAATGCTTCACCTTCCCTCGCTGCCAGTAGCCAGGAAGACTGTGAACTCAAGTGTCATCTACTTGAAGACGCACTTCATATTGTGgacagggagggcag GCTGACGGGGAAGGAGAAGCGTGTTGGAGGCTTTGACCTGATATGGAATGACGGGCCTGTCAGCAGGGGGGGGAAGACTGGGTACTCCG GCTGCTACGATGACAGGAAGAAACAACTGAAGCAGCTTTTCAGGAACCTTCCTGCACAGCAGAAAGTGTAA
- the XKR7 gene encoding XK-related protein 7, whose product MAAKSDGGGGPAVRLESPEGGGERRAGGAAPPARRYRLRDGCWVLCALLVCFADGASDLWLAAHYYVRGQRWWFGLTLLFVLLPSLVVQLLSFRWFVYDFAAGTKDSAGSTKDSARGPRGCCRLCVWLLQGLIHLLQLGQVWRYLRTLYLGLQSRWQAEHRRRHFYWRMMFESADISMLRLLETFLKSAPQLVLQLSIMVQQNSIEPLQGLSASASLVSLAWMIASYQKVLRDSREDKMPMSYKGAVVQILWHLFTIAARAIAFALFASVFQLYFGIFIVTHWCIMTFWIIQGETDFCMSKWEEIIYNMVVGIIYIFCWFNVKEGRSRYRMCIYYIITLSENAALTVLWFLYYDRKTTSDFDALILVCVVSSSFALGIFFMFIYYCLLHPNGPMFSPRAGGCIFRQRPAPAPGPPADAVTSPPRSLPRTTGGERDGAPGERDSCVPVFQVRPCAPPAPAARAPRTERPVIRIDLPRKKYPAWDAHFIDRRLRKTILALEYASPTTPRLQYRTPGAPQEVLEYETTV is encoded by the exons ATGGCCGCGAAGTcggacggcggcggcggcccggccgtGCGGCTGGAGAGCCCGGAGGGCGGCGGCgagaggcgggcgggcggcgcggcccccccggcgCGGCGGTACCGGCTGCGGGACGGCTGCTGGGTGCTCTGCGCCCTCCTGGTCTGCTTCGCGGACGGCGCCTCGGACCTGTGGCTGGCGGCCCACTACTACGTGCGGGGGCAGCGGTGGTGGTTCGGGCTGACGCTGCTCTTCGTGCTGCTGCCCTCGCTGGTGGTGCAGCTGCTCAGCTTCAGGTGGTTCGTCTACGACTTCGCCGCCGGCACCAAGGACAGCGCCGGCAGCACCAAGGACAGCGCCCGCGGCCCCCGCGGCTGCTGCCGCCTCTGCGTCTGGctgctgcagggcctcatccacctgctgcagctggggcaggtctGGAG GTACCTCCGCACGCTGTACCTGGGGCTGCAGAGCCGGTGGCAGGCTGAGCATCGCCGCCGCCACTTCTACTGGCGGATGATGTTCGAGAGCGCGGACATCAGCATGCTGCGGCTGCTGGAGACCTTCCTGAAGAGCGCGCCCCAGCTcgtgctgcagctcagcatcaTGGTGCAGCAGAATAGCATCGAGCCGCTGCAGG GGCTCTCGGCCTCGGCCTCGCTGGTCTCCCTGGCGTGGATGATCGCCTCCTACCAGAAAGTGCTGCGGGACTCACGGGAGGACAAGATGCCCATGTCCTACAAGGGGGCCGTGGTGCAGATCCTGTGGCACCTCTTCACCATCGCCGCCCGCGCCATCGCCTTCGCCCTCTTCGCCTCCGTGTTCCAGCTCTACTTCGGCATCTTCATCGTCACCCACTGGTGCATCATGACCTTCTGGATCATCCAGGGTGAGACGGACTTCTGCATGTCCAAGTGGGAGGAGATCATCTACAACATGGTGGTGGGCATCATCTACATCTTCTGCTGGTTCAACGTCAAGGAGGGACGGAGCCGCTACCGCATGTGCATCTACTACATCATCACGCTGTCGGAGAACGCCGCCCTCACCGTCCTCTGGTTCCTCTACTATGACCGCAAGACCACCTCCGACTTCGACGCCTTAATCCTCGTCTGCGTGGTCAGCTCCAGCTTCGCCCTCGGCATCTTCTTCATGTTCATCTACTACTGCCTCTTGCACCCCAACGGCCCCATGTTCAGCCCCCGCGCCGGGGGCTGCATTTTCCGGCAGCGGCCGGCCCCAGCGCCAGGGCCCCCAGCAGACGCCGTCACCAGCCCACCCCGCTCGCTGCCGCGGACTACAGggggggagcgggacggggcTCCGGGGGAGCGGGACAGCTGCGTGCCCGTCTTCCAGGTGAGACCCTGCgccccgccggcgccggccgcccgcgccccgcggaCAGAGAGGCCCGTCATCCGCATTGACCTGCCCAGGAAGAAGTACCCGGCCTGGGACGCCCACTTCATCGACCGGCGCTTGCGGAAGACCATCCTGGCGCTGGAGTACGCGTCACCCACCACCCCACGCCTGCAGTACCGCACCCCCGGCGCCCCCCAGGAGGTGCTGGAGTACGAGACCACCGTGTAG
- the PDRG1 gene encoding p53 and DNA damage-regulated protein 1, which produces MARDPAFVLRYLAEVEELAEDVLAARQQIVDLDVKRNRNREALRALQKDPEPDGKAMVCFGNMFIELPKAQTKEMLQKDQEHLDEEINNLRKELRVKVNRLFEAQGKTELKGFNLNPMTAEEMKLINRILEG; this is translated from the exons ATGGCGAGGGACCCGGCCTTCGTGCTGCGCTACCTGGCCGAGGTGGAGGAGCTGGCCGAGGACGTGCTGGCGGCGCGGCAGCAG ATCGTGGACCTGGACGTGAAGCGGAACCGGAACCGCGAGGCCCTGCGGGCGCTGCAGAAGGACCCGGAGCCCGACG GCAAGGCCATGGTCTGCTTCGGGAACATGTTCATCGAGCTCCCAAAAGCACAGACCAAGGAGATGCTGCAGAAGG ACCAGGAACACCTGGATGAGGAGATAAACAACCTCCGGAAAGAGCTGCGCGTGAAGGTCAACCGCCTCTTCGAAGCTCAAG GTAAAACTGAGCTGAAGGGATTTAACCTGAACCCCATGACCGCTGAGGAAATGAAGTTAATCAATCGCATCCTGGAGGGCTGA
- the HCK gene encoding tyrosine-protein kinase HCK: MGCVKSKEAGVQEKIKTDPDPSPSLQQGHYVRDPTAANRTNNDVPGVAVPLPEYGSEDSVVLALYDYEAMHAGDLSFQKGERLKVLKESGEWWQARSLATGCEGFIPSNYVAPADSLETEEWFFKGISRKDAERQLLGPGNVIGSFMIRDSETTKGCYSLSVRDGDDLQGGTVKHYKIRTLDSGGFYISPRRSFDTLQELVQYYKGQSDGLCQKLTYPCCVPKPQKPWEKDAWEIPRESLRLERKLGAGQFGEVWMATYNKHTKVAVKTMKPGSMSVDAFLEEANLMKTLQHDKLVKLHAVVTKEEPIYIITEFMEKGSLLDFLKSDEGRKQPLPKLIDFSAQIAEGMAFIEKRNYIHRDLRAANILVSAILVCKIADFGLARVIEDNEYMAREGAKFPIKWTAPEAINYGSFTIKSDVWSFGILLTEIITYGRIPYPGMSSVEVIRVLEHGYRMPRTENCPEELYDIMMRCWQTKPEDRPTFEYTQSILEDFFTATESQYQQQP; encoded by the exons ATGGGTTGCGTGAAGTCAAAGGAAGCTGGTGTCCAAGAGAAGATAAAAACCGACCCtgaccccagccccagcctccagcaGGGCCATTACGTGAGGGACCCCACAGCCGCCAACAGGACG AACAATGATGTCCCCGGTGTGGCCGTGCCCCTGCCCGAGTATG GCTCGGAGGACAGTGTGGTGCTGGCGCTCTACGACTACGAGGCAATGCACGCTGGGGACCTGAGCTTCCAGAAAGGGGAGCGGCTGAAGGTGCTGAAGGA GTCAGGGGAGTGGTGGCAAGCGCGGTCACTGGCAACGGGGTGCGAAGGCTTCATCCCCAGCAACTACGTTGCCCCAGCCGACTCGCTGGAGACAGAGGA GTGGTTTTTCAAGGGCATCAGCCGGAAGGATGCGGAGCGGCAGCTCCTTGGCCCCGGGAACGTGATCGGGTCCTTCATGATACGGGACAGCGAGACGACAAAAG GCTGCTACTCACTGTCGGTGCGGGACGGGGACGACCTGCAGGGCGGCACGGTGAAGCATTACAAGATCCGGACACTGGATAGTGGCGGCTTCTACATCTCCCCGCGCAGAAGCTTTGATACGCTGCAGGAGCTGGTCCAGTACTACAAGG GGCAGAGCGACGGGCTGTGCCAGAAGCTCACCTACCCCTGCTGCGTGCCCAAACCACAGAAGCCCTGGGAGAAGGATGCCTGGGAGATCCCTCGGGAGTCGCTGAGGCTGGAGAGGAAGCTGGGAGCCGGGCAGTTCGGAGAAGTGTGGATGG CTACCTATAACAAGCACACCAAGGTGGCGGTGAAGACGATGAAGCCGGGCAGCATGTCCGTGGATGCCTTCTTGGAGGAGGCGAACCTGATGAAGACGCTGCAGCACGACAAGCTGGTGAAGCTGCATGCGGTCGTCACCAAGGAGGAGCCCATCTACATCATCACCGAGTTCATGGAGAAAG GGAGCTTGCTGGATTTCCTGAAGAGCGACGAGGGGAGAAAGCAGCCGCTCCCGAAGCTGATCGACTTCTCTGCCCAG ATTGCGGAAGGAATGGCTTTTATTGAGAAGAGGAACTACATCCACAGAGACCTGAGAGCTGCCAATATTCTGGTGTCGGCAATACTGGTGTGCAAGATTGCAGACTTTGGGCTGGCCAGAGTCATTGAAGACAATGAGTACATGGCCCGGGAAG GCGCCAAGTTTCCCATTAAATGGACTGCACCAGAAGCCATCAACTACGGATCTTTCACTATAAAATCAGATGTCTGGTCCTTTGGGATCCTCCTGACCGAGATCATTACCTACGGACGCATCCCATACCCAG GGATGTCGAGCGTGGAGGTGATCAGGGTGCTGGAACACGGGTACCGGATGCCCCGCACAGAGAACTGCCCCGAGGAGCTGTATGACATCATGATGAGGTGCTGGCAGACCAAACCAGAGGATCGTCCCACCTTCGAGTACACGCAGAGCATTTTGGAGGATTTCTTTACTGCAACAGAGAGCCAGTATCAGCAGCAGCCGTAA
- the CCM2L gene encoding cerebral cavernous malformations 2 protein-like, with product MDCEAKKGKKGFVSPIKRLVFPKAARRPALRSSVYRRPLHSVPLYPPDYLIDPQILLHDYVEKEVKFLGHLTWVTASLNPSSRDEVLQLLDMARQLKELPLQTTPEQDSILSLSARCLLLTWRDNEELILRIPTHEIAAASYLRDDALHLLILKTGLGVDPVPAGAHPEAAPAGVPEVFPAEKRPGGSWPEGGRLGGPMERRHTICSLDWRAARGGQEGRQGGSLERRRGGSWERRQRGRPSGSWERRQPCSGSWERRRAGTAGGSWERGTGFGSWERRHTGSNPLDPQEPCPDAYSNLVILAVPNRDAAEESCALICQVFQIIYGDQSIECVDRAGYHYTSTPTRPWLSSRSESCRTDGTYGYDADFSCCSSFNGSHETFEAYYSGASSPSFHRSHHSLATACSGSDQSGTGLEQLQDYMVTLRNKLSPQEIQQFALLLREYRLGTPVREYCAELLRLYGDRRKFLLLGMRPFIPDQDIGYFETFLESIGIREGGILTDSFGRIKRSMSNTSASAVRSYDSWSLRSESESFNRMITDITHDIEALAQDEEEEEEEEDNYL from the exons ATGGACTGCGAGGCcaagaaggggaagaag GGCTTCGTGTCGCCCATCAAGCGGCTCGTTTTCCCCAAGGCAGCTCGGAGGCCAGCGCTCCGCAGCAGCGTCTACCGGCGGCCGCTGCACTCAGTGCCCCTCTACCCCCCCGACTACCTGATCGACCCCCAGATCCTGCTGCACGACTACGTGGAGAAGGAGGTGAAG TTTTTAGGCCACCTGACATGGGTGACGGCCTCCCTGAACCCCTCCAGTCGGGAtgaggtgctgcagctgctggacaTGGCCAGG cagctgaaggagctgCCGCTGCAGACGACGCCGGAGCAGGACAGCATCCTCAGCCTCTCTGCCCGCTGCCTCCTGCTCACCTGGCGCGACAACGAGGAGCTGATCCTGCGCATCCCCACCCATGAGATCGCCGCGGCATCCTACCTGCGTGACGATGCCCTGCACCTCCTCATCCTCAAAACTG GCCTGGGAGTGGACCCGGTCCCTGCCGGAGCGCACCCCGAGGCAGCCCCGGCTGGTGTGCCAGAGGTGTTCCCCGCTGAGAAGCGGCCAGGGGGCTCATGGCCGGAGGGGGGTCGACTGGGGGGCCCGATGGAGCGGCGGCACACCATCTGCAGCCTGGActggcgggcggcgcggggcgggcaggagggCCGGCAGGGCGGCAGCctggagcggcggcggggcggcagctgggagcggcggcagcgcgggcggCCCTCAGGCAGCTGGGAGCGGCGGCAGCCCTGCAGCGGCAGCTGGGAGAGGCGGCGGGCCGGCACCGCTGGCGGCAGCTGGGAGCGCGGCACCGGCTTTGGCAGCTGGGAGCGGCGGCACACCGGCAGCAACCCCCTGGACCCCCAGGAGCCCTGCCCCGACGCCTACTCCAACCTCGTCATCCTCGCTGTGCCCAACAGG gatgCCGCCGAGGAGTCCTGTGCGCTCATCTGCCAGGTCTTCCAGATCATCTACGGGGACCAGAGCATCGAGTGTGTGGACCGTGCCGGATACCACTACACCTCCACGCCCACGCGGCCCTGGCTCTCCAGCAGGA GCGAGAGCTGCCGCACGGACGGGACGTACGGCTACGACGCCgacttcagctgctgcagctcctt CAACGGCTCCCATGAGACCTTCGAAGCCTATTACAGCGGTGCCTCCTCACCCTCCTTCCACCGATCCCACCACAGCCTGGCCACTGCCTGCAGCGGCAGCGACCAGAGCGGCAcggggctggagcagctgcaggacTACATGGTGACG CTGCGCAACAAGCTGTCACCGCAGGAGATCCAGCAGTTCGCCCTCCTGCTCCGCGAGTACCGCCTGGGCACGCCGGTGCGGGAGTACTGCGCCGAGCTCCTGCGCCTCTACGGGGACCGCAGGAAATTCCTCCTCCTGG GAATGAGGCCCTTCATCCCCGATCAAGACATCGGGTACTTTGAGACCTTCCTGGAGAGCATCGGCATCCGGGAGGGCGGGATCCTCACCGACAGCTTCGGCCGCATCAAGCGCAGCATGAGTAACACGTCGGCCTCGGCCGTGCGCAGCTACGACAGCTGGTCCCTGCGCTCCGAGTCCGAGTCCTTCAACCGCATGATCACGGACATCACCCACGACATCGAGGCACTGGcgcaggatgaggaagaggaggaggaggaagaggacaacTACCTGTGA